The following nucleotide sequence is from Bradyrhizobium roseum.
GCGGCATGAAGCCGAGATCGCCAAGGCCATAGAGCGGCAGATGCGCAAAGGCGTCGTAGATCATCAAATGATCGACGTCCTTGTGGGTGATGCCGGCTTCCTTGAAGGCGAGGGGGCCTGCGACCTTGAAGGCGCGCGAGGAGTTGAAGGTTTCCATCTGGCTGACCATCGGCGTTTCCACGCTCTCGCCGGTGCCAAGGACATAGACCGGCTTGTTCGGAAAGTCCTTGGCGCGGTCGGCCGAGGTCAAGATCAGCGCGCCGCCGCCGTCGGTGACGAGGCAGCATTGCAGGATGCGGAACGGATAGGCGATCATCCGCGAGTTCAGCACGTCCTCGACGGTGATCGGCGCCTTCATGGTGGCGCGCGGATTCTTCGCGGCCCATTCGCGCTGCACTACGGCGACCATGGCGATCTGCTCATGGGTGATGCCGTAGGTCTTCATGTAGCGCAGCACGGGAATCGGGAACATGCTCGGTGGGCCGTAGACGCCGAAGGGGGCTTCGAACTGGCCATTGAGGCTGTCTGCCGGCGTGGAGCGCGGCAGCTTGCCGATCATCGACTTGCCACTCTCGGCATGGGTGATCAGCACGGTCTTGCAAAGCCCGGCCTCGATCGCGGCCGCCGCGTGGCGGACATGCAGCATGAACGAGCAGCCGCCGACGGAGGTGCCGTCGACCCAGGTCGGCGTGATGCCGAGGTAATGGGCTATCTGCTGCGGAGTTTCCACGGCGGTGGCGATGCCGTCGATGTCGGACAGTTTCAGTCCGGCATCGGCGATGGCGTTGAGCGCCGCATCCGCGTGGAGCTGGATCTGCGACATGTTCGGGATGACGCCGAGTTCGGTGGTCTCGGCTGCGCCGACGACGGCGACTGCGTTTCTGCGCATGGTGCTCAGCCCTTCGCCGGACGGAACAGGGGAAGGGTGATCTTGTCGTCGAGTTTTTCGAACGCGACTTCGAGCTTCATGTCGAGCTCCAGCGCCTCCGGCGTCTGCGGGCAGTCGATGATGTTGCTCATCATCCGCGGGCCCTCGTCGAGTTCGACGACCGCGATTGCGTAAGGCGGTGTGAAGCCGGGCGCCGCCGGGCGGTGATTGATGACGTAGCTGTAGAGCGTGCCCTTGCCGCTGGCCTTGAAGACCGAGACCTTGCGCGAGCCGCAGGAGGGGCAGAACGGGCGCGGCGGAAAATAGACATTGGCGCAGGCGTCGCAGCGCTGCAGGCGCAACTCGCCGGCCTGCGTGCCCTCCCAGAAATGCTGGGTTTCAGGCGTGGGTTTTGGTTTTGCGCGCGCGGGCTCCGCCATATCGGCTGTTCTCCTTCGGGATACGGGCGTCCACCCGCTTGTTGCGGTCTTGATGCGACATTGACTGATCTCCGTCAACGGTCCCAGCAGCGGCGCTGCCGCATGGCCGCATTCCCTGCGCGTGACAGCGCTTGTATGCCAGGGCGGCATCGGAGATAGTCCGCTCCACGGTAAAATCGCATAGAGAGCCATCAGGAACGTCATGCCGAACCATCCGACACTTGCCAGCTTGGCCGCCGATCTGGACACAGGCCGCACCACCGCGCGCAAACTCGTTGAGGATTGTCTTGCACGGATTGCCGACCCCGCCGGCGAGGGCGCGCGGACCTTCATTCAGGTCGACAAGGATGCGGCGCTTGCCTCCGCCGACGCGATGGATCATCTGCGCAAGGCCAACGCCGCGCCGTCGCGCTATGCCGGCATTCCGGTCTCGATCAAGGATCTTTATGATATCAGGGGACAGGTGACCCGCGCCGGCTCCCGCGCGCTGGAGGATTCCGCGCCGGCGGAGGCCGATGCGCCTGTCGTGGCGCGGCTGCGCCGGGCCGGCTTCATCGTCATCGGCCGCACCAACATGACTGAATTCGCCTATTCCGGCATCGGCATCAATCCGCATTTCGGCACACCGAAAAGCGCCTGGAATCGCAGTGTCGGTCACGTGCCCGGCGGCTCGTCCTCGGGCGCGGCGGTTTCGATCGCCGATCGCATGGCCTACGGCGCGCTCGGCACCGATACGGGCGGCTCCTGCCGAATTCCAGCCGCCTATAACGGCATCGTCGGCTACAAGCCGACGCAACGCCGCGTGCCGCTCGACGGCGGCGTGCCGCTGTCGTTCTCGCTCGACAGTTTTGGCCCGCTGGCGCGCAGCGTCGATTGCTGCGCGGTATTGGATGCCGTGCTTGCCGATGAAGACGTGCAGCCGTTGCAGCCGCGCCCGGTCAAGGGCATGCGGCTGGCGGTGCCGACCACGATCGCGCTCGACGACCTCGACGAGGAAGTCGCCAGCACGTTCGAGCGCACGCTGGCGAATTTATCGCGGAAGGGCGCTTCGATCGAGCGGATCGAAGTGCCGGAGTTTCACGATGTCGGCGTCATGAACAGCAAGGGCGGTTTTGCCGCGGCGGAAAGCTACGCCTGGCACCGCTATCTGATCGTCAGCCATGGTGATGTCTACGATCCCCGGGTTCGCGTCCGTATTCTGCGCGGCGAGGGCATCAGTGCCGCCGATTACATCGATATCCTCAATGCGCGCCGCTCGTTCATTGCGCGAACTGAACAGCGGATCGCCCCCTATGACGCGCTGGTGCTGCCGACCACCGCGAACACGCCGCCCGTCATCGCCGACCTCGCCGATGACCAGGCCTTTACCACGCAGAATTTGCGAGCGCTGCGCAACTGTACGCTGATCAACGTGCTCGACGGCTGCGCCATCTCGCTGCCGGCGCATCGCGAAGGCGAGGTGCCGGTCGGGCTGATGCTGGCCGGCGCGGGCGGATCGGACCGCCGTATCTTCGAACTGGCTGCCGGAATGGAGAATGTCATCCGTGTATGATCTGACCTTCAACGTCGAGGACAAGGGCGCCTTGACGCCGCTGACGCTTGCGATCGATCAGGCCGTCATCGCCGGCTGGACCGGCCGTGATCCGGTGGCGCGCGACAAGCACATCGCCGAGCTCGAAGCGATCGGTATCGCGCGGCCCGTCACGACACCGATCTACTACCGCTGCTCGGTGCGGCGCATCACGCTGGAGGATCGCATCGAGGTTTCGGGTGGCGACTCCAGCGGCGAGGTCGAGTTCGTGCTGATCGGCTGGCAGGGCCGCATCTTCGTCGGCTGTGGCTCCGACCATACCGACCGCAAGGTGGAGAGCTACAGCGTCACCGTATCGAAACAGATGTGCGACAAGCCGATGGCTTCGGTGCTGTGGGAGCTGGAGGATGTCATCGCGCACTGGGACAAGCTGATCCTGCGTTCCTGGGCCGTCATCGACGGCGCGCGGGTGCTGTATCAGGAGGGCACGCTCGACGCGATGCTACCGGTGAAGGACCTCATCGAGCGCGGTTTTGGAGCTAAGGGCCTGCCCGACGGCTGCGCGATGTTCGGCGGCACCTTTGCCGCCAAGGGCGGAATCCGCCCCGCCAGCCGGTTCGAGTTCGAACTGGAGGACCCCGTGCTGAAGCGGAAGATCAGCCACGGGTATGATGTGATTACGATGCCGGTGCGGGGATAAATTGACGCTTCACCGATTGATCGGTGTGTTCTGGCCGTCGATCGGCTTGTTGTTGGCCGGCGGCGGATGGGCCTTGGCCGCTACGGCCTGCGCCTCGCTGATGACCTCAGCCTTTAGCATGCGATCGATGACGAGGTCTCTGGTTGACCCGTCATAACCTTGGCTCCGGTGGGGCCGTCTGGCACGGACCAACATGAATGCGATTTCGTGGACATCGAGTTCCGCGAGCGGCTTGCCGAAATACGCTTCCGCGGCCATGACAACACCATTGGCATTCCGGCCGAAATATGTGCCGTTCAGGTAGATTTCGAGAATGCGGTCTCTCGACAATGCGCGTTCGACACGCCCCATGAAAACCCAATTTCCAATATGCCAGTCGATCCCCTTGCAACATTGGGGACTCAATGCTTTCAGGCAGTATCGGGTGACCGACAACGAGATATTTGACCCTGTCGGCCTGCGATTGGAGATCGCGGCAAGCGCGAATTGCATTAGGGGGCCGGCTGACGGCGGCGCGTAGAAATCGGGATCCTCAAACGCAACGACCGCCTTGCGTACCAAGGGCGGAATATCGGCGAGTCGAACGAACGCGCCGCGACCGCCAGCCGCGCAGACGTGATCTGTCGATGAGAGCGCCGAGAGTGTACTCTCGGTGGGGAGGCCGATACCGTATTGATAGTGCCAGACCAGCCAGCCTGTGAGCCATAGCAACGCCACGCCTGCCAGTGAGAGCAGGGCCAAGAGGGACTTGCCGAAGATCATAAGCGCCTTGCGCATGGGACCCGGGGTACGGTGCTTGGCCGCATATTGCCGGCAAATAGTGCCGAGAGTTAGCCGGTTCCAGTAGCAGATCTTGCGGAAATCGGGTGGTGGATGTGGCCCGGAATTGCGAAACAGTCGGTCATTCCAGGCCCGCCGCTTCGAGCCGTCCCGGAATAACGAATTCCGGAGACCGACATGCCCAAGGCCAACTTCGCGACCATCGA
It contains:
- a CDS encoding transglycosylase domain-containing protein, which produces MRKALMIFGKSLLALLSLAGVALLWLTGWLVWHYQYGIGLPTESTLSALSSTDHVCAAGGRGAFVRLADIPPLVRKAVVAFEDPDFYAPPSAGPLMQFALAAISNRRPTGSNISLSVTRYCLKALSPQCCKGIDWHIGNWVFMGRVERALSRDRILEIYLNGTYFGRNANGVVMAAEAYFGKPLAELDVHEIAFMLVRARRPHRSQGYDGSTRDLVIDRMLKAEVISEAQAVAAKAHPPPANNKPIDGQNTPINR
- a CDS encoding thiolase C-terminal domain-containing protein, with translation MRRNAVAVVGAAETTELGVIPNMSQIQLHADAALNAIADAGLKLSDIDGIATAVETPQQIAHYLGITPTWVDGTSVGGCSFMLHVRHAAAAIEAGLCKTVLITHAESGKSMIGKLPRSTPADSLNGQFEAPFGVYGPPSMFPIPVLRYMKTYGITHEQIAMVAVVQREWAAKNPRATMKAPITVEDVLNSRMIAYPFRILQCCLVTDGGGALILTSADRAKDFPNKPVYVLGTGESVETPMVSQMETFNSSRAFKVAGPLAFKEAGITHKDVDHLMIYDAFAHLPLYGLGDLGFMPHEETGKFIADGNTRPGGKLPLNTNGGGLSYMHSGMYGMYALQESVRQMRGIAPAQVKDAKISVCHGVGGMFAASGTIIFTNER
- a CDS encoding Zn-ribbon domain-containing OB-fold protein; protein product: MAEPARAKPKPTPETQHFWEGTQAGELRLQRCDACANVYFPPRPFCPSCGSRKVSVFKASGKGTLYSYVINHRPAAPGFTPPYAIAVVELDEGPRMMSNIIDCPQTPEALELDMKLEVAFEKLDDKITLPLFRPAKG
- a CDS encoding DUF2848 domain-containing protein, with the translated sequence MYDLTFNVEDKGALTPLTLAIDQAVIAGWTGRDPVARDKHIAELEAIGIARPVTTPIYYRCSVRRITLEDRIEVSGGDSSGEVEFVLIGWQGRIFVGCGSDHTDRKVESYSVTVSKQMCDKPMASVLWELEDVIAHWDKLILRSWAVIDGARVLYQEGTLDAMLPVKDLIERGFGAKGLPDGCAMFGGTFAAKGGIRPASRFEFELEDPVLKRKISHGYDVITMPVRG
- a CDS encoding amidase: MPNHPTLASLAADLDTGRTTARKLVEDCLARIADPAGEGARTFIQVDKDAALASADAMDHLRKANAAPSRYAGIPVSIKDLYDIRGQVTRAGSRALEDSAPAEADAPVVARLRRAGFIVIGRTNMTEFAYSGIGINPHFGTPKSAWNRSVGHVPGGSSSGAAVSIADRMAYGALGTDTGGSCRIPAAYNGIVGYKPTQRRVPLDGGVPLSFSLDSFGPLARSVDCCAVLDAVLADEDVQPLQPRPVKGMRLAVPTTIALDDLDEEVASTFERTLANLSRKGASIERIEVPEFHDVGVMNSKGGFAAAESYAWHRYLIVSHGDVYDPRVRVRILRGEGISAADYIDILNARRSFIARTEQRIAPYDALVLPTTANTPPVIADLADDQAFTTQNLRALRNCTLINVLDGCAISLPAHREGEVPVGLMLAGAGGSDRRIFELAAGMENVIRV